From Streptomyces asiaticus, one genomic window encodes:
- the ltrA gene encoding group II intron reverse transcriptase/maturase — translation MPKEAPLNSGAPETPVGSHQRVSGMQAKLHRWAAADHGRRFDDLFNLVCDPATLLVAFERVAGNKGAKTPGVDGLTAVNVEHEIGPHGFLEDLRHVLKSGEFRPLPVRERKIPKLGGSGKVRKLGVPTIADRVVQAALKLVLEPIYEADFKPVSYGFRPLRRAHDAIAEIHFYGTHGYRWVLDADIEACFDSIDHTALMDRVRGRVKDKRVLRLVKAFLKAGVLTEDNNREDTLTGTPQGGILSPLLANIALSALDEHLTRPWEPDGEMATSHLRRRRRATGRPNWRIVRYADDFVVLTDGERDDVETLREDIAEVLQPLGLRLSEAKTRVVHMSDGFDFLGFRIQWRRKRGTDKWHVYTFIADRPIRQLKDKIRALTNRTSQQNPRDVLIRLNQIMRGWANYFKHAVCKATLSSLASFTWHRVISWWMALHRWKWKEVRRRLTDHTGRWQRPSADGIELFDLQAVTVTRYRYRGNRIPNPWTRLNHA, via the coding sequence ATGCCGAAAGAAGCGCCGCTGAACAGTGGTGCACCGGAGACCCCGGTGGGGTCTCACCAGCGGGTATCGGGGATGCAGGCCAAACTTCACCGTTGGGCGGCGGCCGATCACGGTCGCAGGTTCGACGATCTGTTCAACCTCGTGTGCGACCCAGCGACGCTGCTCGTGGCGTTCGAACGGGTCGCGGGAAACAAAGGGGCCAAAACGCCCGGAGTGGACGGCCTCACCGCCGTCAACGTCGAGCACGAGATTGGCCCTCACGGGTTCCTGGAGGATCTTCGACACGTACTTAAATCGGGTGAGTTCCGCCCGCTGCCGGTACGCGAACGCAAGATCCCCAAGCTCGGCGGCAGCGGGAAGGTGCGCAAGCTCGGCGTCCCGACCATCGCCGACCGGGTGGTCCAGGCGGCCCTCAAGCTGGTGCTGGAGCCGATTTACGAGGCCGACTTCAAGCCGGTCTCCTACGGCTTCCGGCCCCTGCGGCGGGCACATGACGCGATCGCCGAGATCCACTTCTACGGCACCCACGGCTACCGCTGGGTCCTGGACGCGGACATCGAGGCGTGCTTCGACTCGATCGACCACACGGCCCTGATGGACCGGGTGCGAGGACGAGTCAAGGACAAGCGCGTGCTGCGGCTGGTCAAGGCGTTCCTCAAGGCCGGCGTCCTCACCGAGGACAACAACCGCGAGGACACCCTCACTGGCACCCCTCAGGGCGGCATCCTCTCCCCGCTCCTGGCGAACATCGCCCTGTCGGCGCTCGACGAGCACCTGACCAGGCCATGGGAACCGGACGGGGAGATGGCCACCAGCCACCTGCGCAGGCGTCGCCGCGCAACCGGACGTCCGAACTGGCGAATCGTCCGCTACGCGGACGATTTCGTCGTACTGACCGACGGTGAACGCGACGACGTCGAAACGCTACGCGAGGACATCGCCGAAGTGCTGCAACCACTCGGCCTTCGCCTCTCCGAGGCCAAGACTCGGGTGGTGCACATGTCGGACGGGTTCGACTTCCTTGGGTTCCGCATCCAGTGGCGCCGCAAGCGAGGAACGGACAAGTGGCACGTCTACACCTTCATCGCTGATCGGCCCATCCGGCAGCTGAAGGACAAGATCCGTGCTCTGACGAACAGAACGTCGCAGCAGAACCCCAGGGACGTGCTGATCAGGCTCAACCAGATCATGCGCGGCTGGGCCAACTACTTCAAGCACGCGGTCTGCAAAGCCACCCTGAGCTCCCTGGCCAGCTTCACATGGCACCGGGTGATCAGCTGGTGGATGGCGCTGCACCGCTGGAAGTGGAAGGAAGTCCGCCGACGCCTCACCGACCACACCGGACGGTGGCAAAGGCCCTCGGCTGATGGGATCGAACTGTTCGACCTCCAGGCGGTGACGGTCACCCGCTACCGCTACAGAGGCAACAGGATCCCCAACCCCTGGACACGTCTCAACCACGCCTGA
- a CDS encoding DUF1254 domain-containing protein, with protein sequence MNATTNHRPTETRDRPRFAPRATSTFTTAVDAYLWGYPLVLMERTRKQLTHRKRHGATPANTFHHRSRLETPRSRDVVKPNNDTLYSSAWLDLTHGPVTLDVPDVGDRYYSLQFLDAYTNTFAYVGSRTTGPAAGSHLIVGPNGRHPGLPGEPGLPVVKAPTNTVWLLGRTLVDGEPDLEAASGLITRYRLTPAARSDRDAGWFTGPAPAPHDIGATGIAFYDELGAALTRNPPPAEETGLLERFATVGIGPGLQPSETSDAMTRLALDQAVTFAAGLLDARARKSARAKKNGTAGTGWTYELDLGTYGQDYLLRAIIARHGLGALTAEEAVYASTRRDAAGHRLHGDHAYRLRFAADRLPPVDAFWSLTAYDQDNFLVDNPIDRYMLGDRTAGLAYGNDGSLDILVQHHEPAEGITNWLPAPAGDFELTLRCYQPRKEMLQGQYVLPAVQRR encoded by the coding sequence TTGAACGCCACCACGAACCACCGGCCGACCGAGACCCGCGACCGGCCCCGGTTCGCCCCGCGCGCGACCAGCACCTTCACCACCGCCGTCGACGCCTACCTGTGGGGCTACCCGCTCGTCCTCATGGAACGCACCAGGAAGCAGCTCACCCACCGCAAGCGCCACGGCGCCACGCCCGCCAACACCTTCCATCACCGCAGCAGGCTGGAGACACCGCGCTCCCGCGACGTCGTCAAGCCCAACAACGACACCCTCTACTCCAGCGCCTGGCTGGACCTGACGCACGGGCCGGTGACCCTTGACGTGCCCGATGTCGGCGACCGCTACTACAGCCTGCAGTTCCTGGACGCCTACACCAACACCTTCGCCTATGTGGGCAGCCGTACCACCGGCCCGGCCGCGGGCAGTCACCTCATCGTCGGACCGAACGGGCGGCACCCAGGTCTGCCCGGCGAGCCCGGCCTCCCCGTCGTGAAAGCCCCCACCAACACCGTATGGCTCCTCGGCCGCACCCTCGTCGACGGCGAACCCGACCTCGAGGCCGCATCCGGGCTCATCACGCGCTACCGCCTCACCCCGGCCGCCCGGAGCGACCGCGACGCGGGGTGGTTCACCGGCCCGGCGCCCGCCCCGCACGACATCGGTGCCACGGGCATCGCCTTCTACGACGAACTGGGCGCCGCCCTCACTCGCAACCCGCCGCCCGCCGAGGAGACAGGTCTCCTGGAACGCTTCGCCACCGTCGGCATCGGCCCCGGTCTCCAGCCCTCCGAGACCTCCGACGCGATGACCCGGCTGGCACTGGACCAGGCCGTCACTTTCGCCGCCGGCCTCCTGGACGCCAGGGCCAGGAAGTCGGCACGGGCGAAGAAGAACGGGACGGCAGGCACCGGCTGGACCTACGAACTCGACCTCGGCACCTACGGCCAGGACTACCTGCTCCGTGCGATCATCGCCCGCCACGGACTCGGCGCCCTCACCGCCGAGGAAGCCGTCTACGCCTCCACCCGCAGGGACGCCGCCGGCCACCGGCTCCACGGCGACCACGCCTACCGGCTGCGTTTCGCCGCCGACCGGCTCCCGCCCGTGGATGCCTTCTGGTCGCTGACCGCCTACGACCAGGACAACTTCCTGGTCGACAACCCCATCGACCGCTACATGCTCGGAGACCGCACCGCCGGCCTCGCCTACGGCAACGACGGATCTCTCGACATCCTCGTCCAGCACCATGAACCCGCCGAAGGCATCACGAATTGGCTGCCCGCTCCGGCCGGCGACTTCGAGTTGACCCTGCGCTGCTACCAGCCGCGCAAGGAAATGCTCCAGGGGCAGTACGTCCTCCCCGCCGTCCAGCGACGCTGA
- a CDS encoding acetate--CoA ligase family protein — protein MSQPLDALFFPRRIGVIGLSSRLGSWGRRVVELLQAGGYGGEVYAVEPRDADPGFPVIDDLVAEGHRLDLLVVAVPAAVAVDVVARARRAGVGAVVLFSSGFAEQGAAGHGRQQQLRAAAGDMPLLGPNCLGVVSRPASAQVTASPYAERSAPAPGPLAVVTQSGAMGFVLADQLNRRGTAFSYYASVGNEACLQLTEVGSYLLERPDVQVLGLYVEQVRDPEALARIGRRAAELGKRVVVIKAGTSEAGSRATLSHTAAVAGDPLLFGALCRDAGITLAEDDESFADLMTALQRPVSLPPEPRFAVLTVSGGAGAVIADRLAALGAAVPALEPETRAAVAALDLTGAAALDNPIDLGGQFYRSADAFGELLATLDADPSLDGIVCYFTFGDHFPELYRQLAGTLAGLVTPSWLIWAAPPDGALAGTPAGVVHSSIAGLMRALPGLVRAPDPEPVDEGSLPDAKPAAARAASRLPREPGVVTEIHAGRILSELGVPYVRSVDGASAANGPEHPEAQGVFVVKVDSPDAPHRARLGLVRLAVPAADIPKVVDALLERAEDLGLCDARAVVQPQLAHTGELSIGAVRDPQYGPSLVIGPGGARAEDTRATRHVLRLPAAPETVRRVATELAAEHAGLAVAAWTDVLLLLAEFLMQAPSVAELDINPLLIRPDGSPMAVDSLMVLTADPAHDHP, from the coding sequence ATGTCCCAACCGCTCGACGCCCTCTTCTTCCCCCGCCGGATCGGGGTCATCGGCCTGTCCTCCCGGCTGGGCAGTTGGGGAAGGCGCGTCGTCGAACTGCTCCAGGCCGGGGGTTACGGAGGCGAGGTGTACGCCGTCGAGCCGAGGGATGCCGACCCCGGGTTTCCCGTCATCGATGACCTGGTGGCCGAGGGGCATCGCCTGGACCTTCTCGTCGTCGCCGTACCGGCCGCGGTCGCCGTCGATGTCGTCGCGCGGGCACGGCGCGCGGGAGTGGGCGCGGTCGTGTTGTTCTCCTCCGGGTTCGCCGAACAGGGAGCGGCCGGCCACGGTCGGCAGCAGCAACTGCGCGCGGCCGCAGGCGACATGCCTCTGCTCGGTCCCAACTGCCTCGGCGTGGTCAGCAGGCCCGCCTCGGCCCAGGTGACCGCGAGCCCCTATGCGGAACGGTCTGCTCCGGCGCCGGGCCCCCTGGCGGTCGTCACCCAGAGCGGCGCGATGGGCTTCGTCCTGGCCGACCAGCTCAACCGGCGCGGCACCGCCTTCTCCTATTACGCGAGCGTCGGCAACGAGGCGTGCCTGCAGCTCACCGAGGTCGGCTCCTACCTGCTGGAACGCCCCGACGTGCAGGTGCTGGGCCTGTACGTGGAGCAGGTCCGGGACCCGGAAGCGCTGGCCCGGATCGGGCGGCGGGCCGCCGAGCTCGGCAAGCGGGTCGTGGTTATCAAGGCGGGTACGAGTGAGGCCGGCAGCCGGGCCACGCTCTCGCACACCGCGGCCGTGGCAGGTGACCCGCTGCTCTTCGGTGCGTTGTGCCGGGACGCGGGGATCACCTTGGCCGAGGACGACGAGTCGTTCGCGGACCTGATGACGGCGCTGCAGCGTCCTGTGTCACTGCCTCCGGAGCCCCGGTTCGCCGTGCTCACCGTCTCCGGCGGCGCGGGTGCGGTGATCGCCGATCGGCTCGCGGCACTCGGTGCCGCGGTGCCGGCGCTGGAGCCGGAGACACGGGCAGCCGTGGCAGCGCTGGACCTGACCGGGGCGGCCGCGTTGGACAACCCGATCGATCTGGGCGGCCAGTTCTACCGCAGCGCCGACGCGTTCGGGGAACTGCTCGCTACGCTGGATGCGGATCCGTCGCTGGACGGCATCGTCTGCTACTTCACCTTCGGCGACCACTTCCCGGAGCTGTATCGACAACTCGCCGGCACGCTCGCCGGGCTGGTAACCCCCAGTTGGCTGATCTGGGCCGCACCGCCCGACGGCGCACTGGCCGGCACCCCTGCCGGAGTCGTCCATTCCAGCATCGCGGGCTTGATGCGCGCGCTTCCCGGCCTCGTCCGGGCACCCGACCCGGAACCGGTCGACGAGGGCTCGCTGCCGGACGCCAAGCCTGCGGCGGCCAGGGCGGCCTCCCGGCTGCCGCGCGAGCCGGGAGTGGTGACGGAGATCCACGCCGGCCGGATCCTGAGCGAACTCGGTGTGCCGTATGTGCGATCGGTCGATGGGGCGTCGGCCGCGAATGGCCCGGAACACCCGGAGGCACAAGGGGTGTTCGTCGTGAAGGTCGACTCGCCGGACGCCCCGCATCGCGCCCGGCTCGGCCTCGTACGCCTGGCGGTGCCGGCCGCGGACATCCCCAAGGTGGTCGATGCGCTGCTGGAGCGGGCGGAGGACCTGGGACTGTGTGACGCACGGGCCGTCGTCCAGCCACAGCTCGCACACACCGGCGAGCTGTCCATCGGCGCGGTCCGGGATCCGCAGTACGGGCCGTCCCTCGTCATCGGCCCGGGCGGCGCCCGCGCGGAGGACACCAGGGCGACCCGGCACGTCCTCCGGTTGCCTGCGGCACCGGAGACCGTGCGGAGGGTGGCGACCGAGCTCGCCGCCGAGCACGCGGGACTCGCGGTCGCCGCGTGGACCGACGTTCTGCTGCTGCTCGCCGAGTTCCTCATGCAGGCGCCCAGTGTGGCCGAACTCGACATCAATCCGCTGCTGATCCGCCCCGACGGGTCCCCCATGGCCGTCGACTCCCTCATGGTGCTGACCGCCGACCCCGCACACGACCACCCGTAA
- a CDS encoding MFS transporter, which yields MLINFADKAVLGLAADPIMEEFGLTAGEYGAIASSFYLLFSLSAVVVGFVSNRVRTTRILAVIAVVWSLTALPVLLAAGVPALYASRIALGAAEGPTAPLAVHAVQKWFPEQARSVPTALINMGGALGLAIATPTLVYVIAQYGWRAAFAVLAATGLLWAVLWAFVGREGPLDTFNAGLHTAGKGETGTEPHIPYRRLFLNPTWLGALAVGAGAYWSLALGMAWLPAYLERALGHSAAAAGNIVIAPHLVSAAVLLGVPWGTGHWMRNGATGRTARGVTGGLLVLVAGVCMLALPHTGGGLAVLLLTLAFGLPNAMFPLHYLVQAQIVPVGRRGAVLATGTALVTLVGIAAPAVTGRIIDTADSASEGFRTAFTLSAALLIVGGLIGLLTVNPEREARRLGLTS from the coding sequence ATGTTGATCAACTTTGCGGACAAGGCGGTACTCGGCCTGGCCGCCGATCCGATCATGGAGGAGTTCGGCCTCACCGCGGGTGAGTACGGTGCGATTGCCAGCAGCTTCTATCTGCTCTTCAGCCTGTCCGCGGTGGTGGTGGGGTTCGTCTCCAACCGAGTGCGGACCACCCGGATCCTGGCCGTCATCGCAGTGGTGTGGTCGCTGACCGCGCTGCCGGTACTGCTGGCCGCCGGTGTTCCGGCGCTGTACGCGAGCCGCATCGCGCTGGGGGCGGCAGAAGGGCCGACCGCGCCGCTGGCTGTCCACGCGGTGCAGAAGTGGTTTCCCGAACAAGCCCGCTCGGTCCCGACCGCACTGATCAACATGGGCGGGGCGCTGGGCCTGGCGATCGCCACTCCGACGCTGGTGTACGTCATCGCCCAGTACGGCTGGCGTGCTGCCTTCGCCGTCCTCGCGGCGACCGGACTTCTGTGGGCGGTGCTGTGGGCGTTCGTCGGCCGTGAGGGCCCGCTGGACACCTTCAACGCAGGGCTGCACACCGCGGGCAAGGGCGAAACGGGCACCGAGCCGCACATCCCCTATCGCCGTCTGTTCCTCAACCCGACCTGGCTCGGTGCGCTTGCCGTGGGCGCCGGAGCCTACTGGTCGCTGGCACTCGGCATGGCCTGGCTGCCGGCGTACCTGGAGCGTGCGCTCGGCCACAGTGCCGCGGCGGCGGGAAACATCGTGATCGCCCCGCATCTGGTCAGTGCGGCCGTGCTGCTGGGCGTTCCCTGGGGTACCGGGCACTGGATGCGCAACGGGGCCACCGGGCGGACCGCCCGGGGTGTCACCGGGGGTCTGCTGGTGCTCGTCGCCGGAGTGTGCATGCTCGCGCTGCCGCACACCGGTGGCGGGCTCGCCGTGCTGCTGCTGACCCTGGCGTTCGGCCTGCCCAACGCGATGTTCCCGTTGCACTACCTCGTCCAGGCGCAGATCGTCCCCGTAGGCCGTCGGGGCGCGGTGCTGGCCACAGGTACCGCCCTGGTGACCCTCGTCGGGATCGCCGCCCCCGCCGTCACCGGCCGCATCATCGACACGGCGGACTCGGCGAGCGAGGGCTTCCGGACAGCCTTCACCCTCAGCGCCGCACTGCTGATCGTCGGCGGTCTGATCGGATTGCTCACCGTCAACCCCGAGCGCGAGGCCCGCCGCCTCGGGCTGACCAGCTGA
- a CDS encoding TetR/AcrR family transcriptional regulator has protein sequence MTNGGPSGDAELTAQTLERAALELLRRDGVLGGLNLREVADQAGVNRGLVYHYFGSRGDLLRSALRRNVRERVSAMRIHNRPMRTGARIREAVKSGIRYASSIRLAALLVLDGDKQLRVMPDLERTQEQFRREQDAKLIGRDVDLVALHAVLHSLVAGYVLSRSHLAKEFGVGVRELDERFIALAERCFSAVDGPLADVSDD, from the coding sequence GTGACGAACGGCGGCCCGTCCGGGGACGCCGAGCTCACCGCGCAGACCCTGGAGCGCGCGGCGCTGGAGCTGCTGCGGCGCGATGGTGTGCTCGGCGGGCTGAATCTGCGTGAGGTCGCCGACCAGGCGGGAGTCAATCGCGGGCTGGTGTACCACTATTTCGGCTCTCGCGGGGACCTGCTGCGCTCGGCGCTGCGCCGCAACGTCCGTGAACGCGTTTCCGCCATGCGCATCCACAACCGCCCGATGCGTACCGGAGCCCGAATCCGGGAGGCGGTCAAGAGCGGCATCCGCTACGCGTCGTCGATCCGCCTGGCAGCCCTTCTGGTTCTGGACGGCGACAAGCAGCTCAGGGTGATGCCCGATCTGGAGCGTACGCAGGAGCAGTTCCGGCGGGAGCAGGACGCGAAGCTGATCGGCCGGGATGTCGACCTGGTCGCTCTGCATGCCGTGCTCCACTCCCTCGTGGCCGGCTATGTCCTGTCGCGCTCGCACCTGGCCAAGGAGTTCGGGGTGGGGGTGCGCGAGCTCGACGAGCGGTTCATCGCGCTCGCGGAGCGTTGCTTCAGCGCCGTGGACGGCCCGTTGGCAGACGTTTCGGACGACTGA
- a CDS encoding MarR family winged helix-turn-helix transcriptional regulator yields the protein MTSPKAAYDSGAAGRPLSREEKSLSVPLLGVVMLLPRALDARLQREAGHSLHEYQVLLWLSVSEDGRQHMTALAEAAHVTPSHLSRLAARLERRGALKRLPDPDDARCVLAELTDIGRQLLAEAAPVYRAALRQLVFEQLPEEDMEGFGRLADSILAALRANGSVPTAMEPALGSGPSEACAPQ from the coding sequence ATGACGTCGCCGAAGGCCGCGTACGACAGCGGTGCGGCGGGACGGCCGCTGTCGCGCGAGGAGAAGTCGCTCTCCGTGCCGCTCCTCGGGGTCGTCATGCTGCTTCCACGGGCACTGGACGCACGGCTGCAGCGCGAGGCCGGACACTCGCTGCACGAGTACCAGGTGCTGCTGTGGCTGTCGGTGAGCGAGGACGGCCGCCAGCACATGACCGCGCTGGCGGAGGCGGCCCATGTCACGCCCTCCCACCTCTCGCGGCTCGCCGCGCGCCTGGAGCGCCGCGGGGCACTGAAGCGCCTGCCCGACCCCGACGACGCGCGCTGCGTCCTCGCCGAACTGACCGATATCGGCAGGCAGCTGCTTGCCGAGGCCGCTCCCGTCTACCGGGCCGCCTTGCGTCAGTTGGTCTTCGAGCAGCTGCCTGAGGAGGACATGGAGGGCTTCGGCCGCCTCGCCGACTCCATTCTGGCCGCGCTCCGGGCCAACGGCTCCGTGCCGACCGCGATGGAGCCGGCCCTCGGCAGCGGTCCATCGGAGGCCTGCGCGCCCCAGTGA
- a CDS encoding DUF998 domain-containing protein, translating to MAIASRQFLGAAAWVAGVAVWLVLQLAAIAQWENPSYDWGKNYISDIGNTTCGPFTVPGGESFYVCSPGHDLMNIGFVVSGALTALGAVLLWRYWPQSRLTRIAGVLFVLTGLGRVIVGFGPEDVNITMHMIGALAQSPSSVAVLLSAIAIRDTSPALARTGMALGALGLVGAVLALGGQAGITAFHLGVGPGLTERLSSHPIQVWLVVIGTAVMASAFKASRRSEIPATA from the coding sequence GTGGCCATAGCCAGCCGACAGTTCCTCGGAGCGGCAGCGTGGGTGGCCGGCGTCGCCGTCTGGCTCGTCCTGCAGCTCGCAGCCATCGCCCAGTGGGAGAACCCGTCGTACGACTGGGGGAAGAACTACATCAGCGACATCGGCAACACGACCTGCGGGCCCTTCACCGTCCCAGGCGGTGAGAGCTTTTACGTCTGCTCACCGGGCCACGACCTCATGAACATCGGATTCGTCGTCTCCGGCGCCCTCACCGCACTCGGCGCCGTCCTGCTCTGGCGGTACTGGCCGCAGAGCCGCCTCACACGGATCGCCGGGGTCCTCTTCGTCCTCACCGGCCTGGGCCGCGTCATCGTCGGCTTCGGGCCGGAGGACGTCAACATCACGATGCACATGATCGGCGCGCTGGCGCAGTCCCCCAGCAGCGTCGCGGTCCTCCTGAGCGCGATCGCGATCCGCGACACCTCCCCCGCCCTCGCCCGAACCGGCATGGCCCTCGGAGCCCTCGGCCTCGTCGGAGCGGTACTCGCCCTCGGCGGCCAGGCCGGCATCACGGCCTTCCACCTCGGCGTCGGCCCCGGCCTGACCGAACGGCTCTCGAGCCATCCGATACAGGTCTGGCTCGTGGTCATCGGCACGGCCGTCATGGCCTCGGCCTTCAAGGCCTCAAGGCGCAGCGAAATCCCGGCAACCGCCTGA
- a CDS encoding NmrA family NAD(P)-binding protein, translated as MSDVIVVTGATGRQGGAVARALAKAGAQVRALVRDPSSPRARPLTQLGIPLFQGDLDEPESLKAALDGAYGIFSVQTPDLTGREPHAEVRRALSLAEAAAMAGVRQVVHTSVSGVSRPVDEDRWGVQMAHYWRSKAAAEAALRDVGAQFTTMVRPSTFLESFQRPSPYFAGRTSDRLLVACDPDAPRAFVAVDDIGAAAAAAFANPARFDGVELELAGAMASFRQIAAILSTAWDADITLTAGPAEARAAGLPEPFALLQEHLDTHPAPARPEYAHALGLHTTTIEEWARARP; from the coding sequence ATGAGCGATGTCATCGTGGTTACAGGCGCGACGGGGCGGCAGGGCGGCGCCGTGGCACGGGCTCTGGCCAAGGCGGGCGCACAGGTCCGCGCCCTGGTCCGCGACCCGAGCTCCCCGCGGGCTCGGCCCCTGACCCAGTTGGGAATACCGCTCTTCCAGGGCGATCTGGACGAACCGGAGTCACTCAAGGCCGCCCTGGACGGCGCGTACGGCATCTTCTCCGTCCAGACACCCGACCTCACGGGCCGAGAACCGCACGCCGAGGTCCGGCGCGCGCTAAGTCTCGCCGAGGCGGCGGCCATGGCGGGAGTGCGGCAGGTCGTGCACACGTCGGTTTCCGGGGTGTCCCGGCCAGTGGACGAGGACCGGTGGGGTGTGCAGATGGCGCACTACTGGAGGAGCAAGGCGGCGGCCGAGGCCGCCCTCCGTGACGTAGGCGCGCAGTTCACCACCATGGTGCGTCCGTCGACATTTCTGGAGAGCTTCCAACGGCCCTCCCCCTACTTCGCCGGCCGCACGTCCGACCGGCTGCTGGTGGCCTGCGATCCGGACGCACCCCGCGCGTTCGTGGCAGTGGACGACATCGGCGCTGCCGCGGCGGCGGCCTTCGCGAACCCGGCCCGCTTCGACGGCGTCGAACTCGAACTGGCCGGCGCCATGGCCAGCTTCCGCCAGATCGCCGCAATCCTGTCCACGGCGTGGGACGCCGACATCACCCTCACAGCCGGCCCAGCCGAAGCCCGCGCAGCAGGCCTTCCGGAACCGTTCGCTCTACTGCAGGAACACCTGGACACCCACCCCGCCCCGGCACGCCCCGAGTACGCACACGCCCTCGGACTGCACACGACAACCATCGAGGAATGGGCACGCGCCAGGCCCTAG
- a CDS encoding amidohydrolase family protein gives MSHDPRPTDEDTSEEDVSGTGTAESRTERAEATTASKGSTRRTLLKKVGLGAVLIGSGAFGREAVARAMAPDVPARTLGSDAVDMRVDNVTIVDPLDGSRTSGRSIVLRNGHIASVFSSRDAPAETSMRVIDGAGRYAVPGYNEMHTHALQKADTRLAYATMLAQGVTGMRQMQGSEEMLTYRAEQRLGLTEHAPRPLGIPGGLLLPFNAGSVDDVREEIARQWDQGADFIKMILTERDVFFAAIEAAHKRGMRIAGHLPPAIRIEEASERGFDSIEHLGTGSNVFLSLSATPDRLWEQQDTELPIPGWVAGLPGAGKVFDRFFKEKLISSVGRAEPDDPSVVLLKKALSTYSEERATELGDMLARNRTWQCPTLANLRSKYRLDDPEFRSDPWLKKMPVEERKKKLADIDTYEALHPEVRDINHQYYDRVIQTIGIWSKAGAPLMAGTDTSGRAVANTIQHEFRELARAGLTPLEVLRTATTAPATYLGLAHRMGRVAEDMEADFLLLDADPLDSVDNLGAISMVVRAGHAFTSEDLTATVDKLLAEGEKKND, from the coding sequence ATGAGTCACGACCCCCGCCCGACAGATGAGGACACGTCCGAGGAGGACGTCAGCGGCACCGGCACGGCGGAGTCGCGGACGGAGAGAGCCGAGGCGACGACGGCCTCGAAGGGCAGTACACGCCGCACTCTTCTCAAGAAGGTCGGGCTCGGGGCGGTCCTGATCGGCTCGGGCGCGTTCGGCCGGGAGGCGGTCGCGCGCGCGATGGCCCCCGACGTGCCGGCCAGGACGCTTGGGAGCGATGCCGTCGACATGCGCGTCGACAACGTCACGATCGTGGATCCGCTCGACGGCAGCCGGACCTCCGGCCGGTCGATCGTCCTGCGCAACGGACACATCGCGTCGGTCTTCTCCAGCAGGGATGCACCTGCGGAGACCTCGATGCGCGTCATTGACGGCGCCGGACGGTACGCGGTTCCGGGCTACAACGAGATGCACACCCATGCCCTTCAGAAGGCGGACACGCGGTTGGCGTACGCGACGATGCTCGCCCAGGGCGTGACGGGCATGCGGCAGATGCAGGGTTCGGAGGAGATGCTGACCTACCGCGCCGAGCAGCGCCTGGGCCTGACCGAGCACGCACCGAGGCCGCTGGGGATACCGGGGGGCCTCCTGCTGCCGTTCAACGCCGGTTCCGTCGACGACGTCCGGGAGGAGATCGCCCGGCAGTGGGACCAGGGCGCGGACTTCATCAAGATGATTCTGACGGAGCGGGATGTGTTCTTCGCCGCGATCGAGGCCGCGCACAAGCGCGGTATGCGCATCGCCGGGCACCTGCCGCCGGCCATCCGGATCGAGGAGGCATCTGAACGGGGCTTCGACTCGATCGAGCACCTCGGGACGGGCTCGAACGTCTTTCTGTCCCTCTCGGCCACTCCGGACAGGCTCTGGGAGCAGCAGGACACGGAGCTGCCGATACCGGGCTGGGTGGCCGGGCTGCCAGGCGCCGGTAAGGTGTTCGACCGCTTCTTCAAGGAAAAGCTGATCTCCTCCGTCGGCAGGGCCGAGCCGGACGATCCCAGCGTGGTGCTCCTCAAGAAGGCGCTGTCGACGTACTCGGAGGAGCGGGCGACCGAACTGGGCGACATGTTAGCCCGGAACAGGACATGGCAGTGCCCCACCCTGGCCAACCTGCGCTCGAAGTACCGGCTCGACGACCCGGAGTTCCGGTCCGACCCATGGCTGAAGAAAATGCCCGTCGAGGAGCGCAAGAAGAAGCTGGCCGACATCGACACCTACGAGGCCCTGCACCCCGAAGTGCGGGACATCAACCATCAGTACTACGACCGGGTCATCCAGACGATCGGCATCTGGTCCAAGGCCGGTGCCCCCCTCATGGCGGGCACCGACACATCAGGCCGCGCCGTGGCCAACACCATCCAGCACGAGTTCCGCGAACTCGCCAGAGCGGGGCTCACACCGCTCGAGGTCCTGCGCACGGCGACGACCGCTCCGGCCACCTACCTCGGACTCGCCCACCGCATGGGCCGGGTCGCGGAGGACATGGAAGCCGACTTCCTGCTCCTCGACGCGGATCCCCTCGACTCCGTCGACAACCTCGGCGCCATCTCGATGGTCGTGCGCGCGGGCCACGCCTTCACCTCCGAGGACCTCACGGCGACCGTCGACAAGCTGCTGGCCGAAGGGGAGAAGAAGAACGACTGA